Proteins from a genomic interval of Flammeovirgaceae bacterium SG7u.111:
- a CDS encoding mechanosensitive ion channel family protein codes for MTADLQKSYDLLIGKLQNWGETGISMLPNLVVSVLVLLLFAYLARVLRNVTNKLISKTSWNDIIRNLLSTIVFVTVIIVGVFVALGTLQLDKTVSSLLAGAGIVGLGLTLAFRELASDFIAGITLAIRQPFKVGDVIEIQGHMGTVEGVNLRTTNVKTFQGQRVLIPNSETVNNSIVNYSAFGRRRIDMDIGVSYGDDLRKAREVIWKAIRELPYVKSDEDVMAHFMKFGDSSIILTLRLWIDFPVDNPGYLDACNDMVITVKETLDANDITIPFPIRTLDFGAKGGEKLSDMELSLDGNNGHYN; via the coding sequence ATGACTGCCGACCTACAAAAATCATATGATTTGCTGATTGGCAAATTACAAAATTGGGGAGAAACGGGTATAAGTATGCTCCCCAATTTGGTTGTCTCGGTACTAGTACTATTGCTTTTTGCCTACTTGGCGAGGGTTCTTAGGAACGTTACAAATAAGTTGATTTCCAAAACATCTTGGAATGATATCATCAGGAATCTACTGTCCACCATTGTTTTTGTTACGGTAATTATAGTAGGGGTTTTTGTTGCCTTAGGTACCTTGCAGCTCGACAAAACCGTTTCATCACTCTTAGCCGGTGCGGGTATAGTAGGACTAGGTCTTACCTTGGCTTTCAGGGAACTTGCTTCAGATTTTATAGCGGGTATTACCTTGGCCATTAGGCAACCATTCAAGGTAGGTGATGTGATTGAAATACAGGGGCATATGGGTACGGTTGAAGGGGTAAACCTTCGGACTACCAATGTCAAGACCTTCCAGGGGCAACGGGTATTGATCCCTAACTCAGAGACGGTGAACAATTCCATTGTAAACTATAGTGCCTTTGGTAGGCGAAGGATTGACATGGACATTGGGGTATCGTATGGAGATGACCTCAGAAAAGCAAGAGAAGTAATTTGGAAGGCCATAAGAGAGCTTCCTTATGTGAAGTCGGATGAGGATGTGATGGCGCACTTCATGAAATTTGGAGACAGCTCCATTATTCTTACCCTACGGCTTTGGATCGATTTCCCTGTTGATAATCCGGGTTATTTGGATGCCTGTAACGATATGGTTATCACAGTGAAAGAAACGTTGGATGCCAACGATATAACTATACCATTCCCAATCCGCACCTTGGATTTTGGTGCTAAAGGAGGCGAAAAGCTTTCCGATATGGAATTGAGCTTAGATGGAAACAACGGACATTATAACTAA
- a CDS encoding CsbD family protein, translating to MNNLQIKGEWNTLRGKIKEKYGNITDDDLRRIDGKREQLVGLLQKKLGKTKEEVEKEVEAL from the coding sequence ATGAATAACTTACAGATAAAAGGTGAGTGGAACACACTCCGAGGAAAAATAAAAGAGAAATATGGTAACATCACCGATGACGACCTCAGAAGGATAGACGGTAAAAGAGAGCAGTTGGTCGGGCTATTGCAAAAGAAGCTTGGTAAGACGAAAGAAGAGGTCGAAAAAGAAGTAGAAGCACTATAG
- a CDS encoding CsbD family protein — translation MNDLQVKGEWNVIKGKVKEKYGNITDDDLKKVDGKMDELVGLLQKKLGKTKEEVKKEVEAL, via the coding sequence ATGAACGACTTACAAGTAAAAGGTGAATGGAATGTGATTAAAGGAAAAGTAAAAGAAAAATACGGTAACATCACCGACGATGATCTGAAAAAGGTTGATGGTAAAATGGATGAGCTGGTCGGGCTATTGCAAAAGAAGCTTGGTAAGACCAAAGAAGAGGTAAAAAAAGAAGTAGAGGCACTATAA
- a CDS encoding ATP-binding protein: MNQDRNILCVYETEHFKHKIQLFLSNHSNLSLTFTSEEIEAKEVIENYDLVLHEFTFSDEQSIEQCTAFIKEVTLEIPLIAILPFHLSESNLLIVRRVATDDIYLNSLTAPLLYKTIHYTLEHYKFLSIERAKHRQLESLFHRSLDPIFIFNDNFDIIKTNLAMVKLLGFSPVKLQTLRLEKLFDKKKELERFREQLHNGSVREFETVLCAKNKKPINVLVNVIPLDEEIKGDYQCIVHDISQIKRAKYLEMRHQKLMVAANLARKIAHEVRNPLNNINLAIEQLNTEVGENDDVGLYLDLIKRNSGRINQLITDILSSSSEPDLSKVKVPINEILDISLQNATDRINLVGVELVKKYDEDECDILVDKKQMILAMTNLIINAIEAMEGIETPKLMINSKTSKEGFCEIEIKDNGKGIEKSKIENLFDPFYSDKKSGVGFGLTATQNIITGHKGEIDVESKVGKGTSFLIKLPLG; this comes from the coding sequence ATGAACCAAGATAGAAACATATTGTGTGTGTATGAAACAGAACATTTTAAGCACAAAATCCAATTGTTCCTTTCCAACCACAGCAATCTGTCGTTAACCTTTACCTCGGAAGAGATAGAGGCAAAAGAGGTGATAGAAAACTATGATCTTGTCTTACACGAGTTCACCTTTTCCGACGAGCAGAGTATTGAACAGTGTACTGCTTTTATTAAGGAAGTTACCTTAGAAATACCGCTGATTGCCATTTTGCCCTTCCACCTAAGCGAAAGCAATTTGCTTATAGTGAGAAGAGTTGCTACCGACGATATTTACCTAAACAGCCTAACTGCCCCACTGCTATACAAAACCATCCATTATACCCTTGAGCACTACAAATTCCTTTCTATAGAGCGGGCGAAGCACCGACAGCTAGAAAGCCTTTTCCACCGTTCGCTCGATCCTATTTTCATTTTCAACGATAACTTTGACATTATCAAAACAAACCTGGCAATGGTGAAGCTACTAGGCTTTTCGCCAGTTAAGTTACAAACCCTTCGGCTAGAGAAACTCTTTGATAAGAAAAAGGAGCTAGAAAGGTTTAGGGAGCAACTGCATAATGGCAGTGTAAGGGAGTTTGAAACAGTGCTTTGTGCTAAAAATAAAAAACCGATCAACGTCCTTGTCAATGTTATTCCCTTGGACGAGGAAATCAAAGGCGATTACCAATGCATTGTCCATGATATATCGCAAATAAAACGGGCTAAGTATTTGGAAATGAGGCATCAGAAGCTGATGGTGGCAGCAAACCTTGCTCGTAAAATTGCCCACGAAGTGCGAAACCCGCTCAATAATATCAACCTAGCTATAGAGCAACTGAATACGGAGGTGGGAGAAAATGATGATGTTGGTTTGTACCTTGACCTCATTAAGCGAAACTCGGGTAGGATTAACCAGCTTATCACCGATATTTTGAGTTCCTCATCAGAGCCCGATTTGTCTAAAGTAAAAGTCCCTATAAATGAAATATTAGATATTTCTCTGCAAAATGCTACCGACAGAATTAACTTGGTAGGAGTAGAGCTGGTTAAAAAGTACGATGAGGATGAGTGTGATATATTGGTGGATAAAAAACAGATGATTTTGGCAATGACCAATTTGATCATTAATGCCATAGAGGCAATGGAAGGAATAGAGACGCCCAAGCTGATGATAAACAGTAAAACCAGTAAAGAAGGTTTTTGCGAAATAGAAATAAAAGATAACGGAAAAGGAATAGAGAAATCGAAAATTGAAAACCTTTTCGACCCTTTCTACTCCGACAAGAAAAGCGGGGTAGGCTTTGGGCTTACTGCCACCCAAAACATCATTACTGGGCACAAAGGTGAGATAGATGTTGAAAGCAAAGTGGGTAAAGGGACGTCGTTCCTAATAAAACTTCCTTTGGGGTAA